A region from the Lytechinus variegatus isolate NC3 chromosome 6, Lvar_3.0, whole genome shotgun sequence genome encodes:
- the LOC121417566 gene encoding PAX-interacting protein 1-like isoform X1 has protein sequence MENAMVDPENALVHLEFFKDVHYYLIGTISEEVTDLLVQGGGKEESYLTDRVTHVISEDEDHPEVTEARDLFELPVVSSKWVSMSVRCKTLLPGKAFAPESVRLFTNSIVCFSKVSTTDRNALWALITFHGGTCRANLSKGCTHLVTSKCEGAKYECASQHETQVKIVCPDWILSSVLAKKLQDEKTFHPKYLTFQTPPTEGALCQDIEMKTEEVDKVEPAEEGDDKTAKEKKEKVARPKLKLPWADDLMPLPDISALPEPLRDAPPSGSTATSSAMSSSPALGASYNTSSTGYSTPSSKTKDKKHKKDKKKKKKHKKEKKKKDKKKHKHANESGATGLGLPKEGAGGSNLDQGMKNRNMLRNITNKTDYLPSMIGVTGDKTHVSQQVLNAVGGRPGGHKGRLDQSYGSLQVIPEIHYYGHDASAGVTPDSCLLGCIFLIIEYPHLVGLDYIDTWRKVIVEHGGIVDDCYSDRITHIMCDTQRTDIFRLAMKDGKRCVTASWLNDCLKKKAMLPPWRALHFPAPSYPLQPPPCKDQIIAVTGFEGGERNDVKTMIEMTGAKYTGFFSRGNTLLICKRLEGAKYEKAQEWRTPVTNVQWLSEVILGNYDALHNFVMPRYQVFDVDDPFKLELLRPLKLMEPWTIPIKISQSIRRSYITSIAQKTANLANGKRKGDPQSPGNASKKIRNMIQMDDDWDAGTPRIAPDKAPRILFTGLDAPRMADLSKKIEKLGGRIVDTISQCTHLIAVKIMRTVKFLAGVSVCKHIVTPMWIEESYKSRWFLDVTNFSLVDQEMETLFSFQLRESLIRANKQKLFKDVTIYITPGVKPGANMLREIIECAGGKLAPSRPSLTKISHIQSALGKGAFVVISSPSDMPSCRDFFTHNIDVHNAEFVLTGVLRQQLDYKSFRFDPRI, from the exons ATGGAAAATGCGATGGTGGATCCAGAAAATGCTCTTGTGCATTTGGAATTCTTCAAAGATGTCCATTACTACCTAATTGGAACAATTTCAGAAGAg GTGACAGATCTTTTAGTTcaaggaggaggaaaagaggaGTCATATTTGACTGATCGAGTGACTCACGTCATCTCAGAAGATGAGGATCATCCTGAAGTCACAGAGGCTAGGGATCTCTTTGAACTCCCGGTCGTATCG TCTAAATGGGTGTCTATGTCTGTTCGATGTAAGACTCTATTACCCGGCAAGGCGTTTGCACCTGAGTCAGTACGGCTCTTCACAAACTccattgtttgtttttcaaag gTGTCAACTACGGACCGCAATGCATTATGGGCCCTAATAACATTCCATGGTGGAACTTGTAGGGCTAATCTGAGTAAAGGATGTACGCATCTAGTTACATCAAAATGTGAAGGG gCAAAGTATGAGTGTGCATCCCAGCATGAGACTCAGGTTAAGATTGTGTGTCCTGATTGGATCCTCTCCTCAGTCCTCGCAAAGAAACTACAAGATGAAAAAACATTCCATCCAAAATACCTCACTTTCCAAACTCCACCTACAGAGGGAGCCCTTTGCCAggatattgaaatgaaaacgGAAGAGGTAGACAAGGTCGAGCCGGCTGAAGAGGGCGATGATAAAACAGcaaaggagaagaaagagaaagttgCAAGGCCAAAACTGAAACTTCCATGGGCAGATGATTTAATGCCTTTGCCTGACATATCAGCTCTACCAGAACCATTACGTGATGCCCCACCATCAGGTAGTACAGCTACATCATCTGCTATGAGCTCATCACCAGCATTGGGAGCTTCTTATAACACCTCCAGTACAGGTTATAGTACGCCAtcatcaaaaacaaaagacaaaaaacataagaaagataagaagaaaaagaagaaacacaaaaaggagaagaaaaagaaggacaAGAAAAAGCACAAGCATGCAAATGAAAGTGGTGCCACTGGTTTAGGACTGCCTAAAGAGGGTGCTGGTGGTTCTAACCTCGACCAAGGGATGAAGAATCGAAACATGCTGAGGAACATAACAAACAAGACTGATTACTTGCCATCAATGATCGGTGTGACCGGTGATAAAACACACGTATCACAG CAGGTTTTGAATGCGGTAGGAGGTCGACCAGGGGGTCATAAAGGACGTTTAGATCAAAGTTATGGAAGTTTACAAGTCATACCTGAGATACATTACTATGGACATGATGCATCAGCAGGAG TGACCCCAGACTCTTGTTTACTTGGATGTATTTTCCTCATCATTGAATACCCTCATCTAGTTGGTTTGGATTACATTGATACATGGAGGAAG gTTATTGTTGAACATGGTGGTATCGTTGATGATTGCTACTCTGATCGTATTACACATATCATGTGTGATACGCAGCGGACAGATATCTTTAGACTG GCAATGAAAGATGGGAAGCGATGCGTAACAGCAAGCTGGTTGAATGATTGTTTGAAGAAGAAAGCTATGCTACCACCATGGAGGGCGCTACATTTCCCAGCCCCGTCCTACCCTCTTCAACCACCCCCTTGTAAAGACCAG ATCATTGCGGTGACTGGTTTTGAAGGTGGAGAAAGAAACGATGTGAAGACTATGATTGAGATGACGGGAGCTAAATACACAGGATTCTTCAGCAGAGGGAATACTCTACTCATATGTAAAAG ACTTGAAGGTGCTAAGTATGAGAAAGCCCAGGAATGGAGGACGCCGGTCACTAATGTCCAGTGGTTGAGTGAGGTTATACTAGGAAACTATGATGCtcttcataactttgttatGCCTCGTTACCAAGTCTTTGATGTAGATGATCCTTTCAAGCTTGAATTACTCAGACCACTCAAGCTTATGG AACCATGGACTATACCAATTAAAATATCACAGTCTATTCGACGG AGTTACATTACTAGTATTGCTCAGAAGACAGCTAACCTTGCTAATGGGAAACGAAAGGGAGATCCACAGTCTCCTGGCAATGCTTCTAAAAAGATAAG GAATATGATTCAAATGGATGATGACTGGGATGCTGGTACCCCTCGTATTGCTCCTGACAAAGCTCCTAGGATTCTATTCACTGGTCTAGATGCACCAAGAATGGCAGACCTATCCAAA AAAATTGAGAAGCTAGGTGGTAGAATTGTTGACACTATTAGCCAGTGCACCCATCTAATAGCGGTCAAGATCATGAGGACGGTCAAGTTTTTAGCCGGTGTCTCAGTTTGTAAACACATCGTTACTCCAATGTGGATTGAAGAAAGCTACAAGAGCAGATGGTTTCTAG aTGTGACAAACTTCTCTCTTGTGGATCAAGAGATGGAAACATTGTTTTCATTCCAGCTTAGAGAGTCTCTCATCAGAgctaacaaacaaaaattatttaag GATGTAACAATCTACATCACACCTGGAGTAAAACCGGGAGCAAACATGTTGAGAGAGATCATAGAGTGTGCAGGGGGTAAGCTAGCCCCATCACGCCCCTCCCTCACAAAGATTAGTCACATACAGAG
- the LOC121417566 gene encoding PAX-interacting protein 1-like isoform X2, with translation MENAMVDPENALVHLEFFKDVHYYLIGTISEEVTDLLVQGGGKEESYLTDRVTHVISEDEDHPEVTEARDLFELPVVSSKWVSMSVRCKTLLPGKAFAPESVRLFTNSIVCFSKVSTTDRNALWALITFHGGTCRANLSKGCTHLVTSKCEGAKYECASQHETQVKIVCPDWILSSVLAKKLQDEKTFHPKYLTFQTPPTEGALCQDIEMKTEEVDKVEPAEEGDDKTAKEKKEKVARPKLKLPWADDLMPLPDISALPEPLRDAPPSGSTATSSAMSSSPALGASYNTSSTGYSTPSSKTKDKKHKKDKKKKKKHKKEKKKKDKKKHKHANESGATGLGLPKEGAGGSNLDQGMKNRNMLRNITNKTDYLPSMIGVTGDKTHVSQVLNAVGGRPGGHKGRLDQSYGSLQVIPEIHYYGHDASAGVTPDSCLLGCIFLIIEYPHLVGLDYIDTWRKVIVEHGGIVDDCYSDRITHIMCDTQRTDIFRLAMKDGKRCVTASWLNDCLKKKAMLPPWRALHFPAPSYPLQPPPCKDQIIAVTGFEGGERNDVKTMIEMTGAKYTGFFSRGNTLLICKRLEGAKYEKAQEWRTPVTNVQWLSEVILGNYDALHNFVMPRYQVFDVDDPFKLELLRPLKLMEPWTIPIKISQSIRRSYITSIAQKTANLANGKRKGDPQSPGNASKKIRNMIQMDDDWDAGTPRIAPDKAPRILFTGLDAPRMADLSKKIEKLGGRIVDTISQCTHLIAVKIMRTVKFLAGVSVCKHIVTPMWIEESYKSRWFLDVTNFSLVDQEMETLFSFQLRESLIRANKQKLFKDVTIYITPGVKPGANMLREIIECAGGKLAPSRPSLTKISHIQSALGKGAFVVISSPSDMPSCRDFFTHNIDVHNAEFVLTGVLRQQLDYKSFRFDPRI, from the exons ATGGAAAATGCGATGGTGGATCCAGAAAATGCTCTTGTGCATTTGGAATTCTTCAAAGATGTCCATTACTACCTAATTGGAACAATTTCAGAAGAg GTGACAGATCTTTTAGTTcaaggaggaggaaaagaggaGTCATATTTGACTGATCGAGTGACTCACGTCATCTCAGAAGATGAGGATCATCCTGAAGTCACAGAGGCTAGGGATCTCTTTGAACTCCCGGTCGTATCG TCTAAATGGGTGTCTATGTCTGTTCGATGTAAGACTCTATTACCCGGCAAGGCGTTTGCACCTGAGTCAGTACGGCTCTTCACAAACTccattgtttgtttttcaaag gTGTCAACTACGGACCGCAATGCATTATGGGCCCTAATAACATTCCATGGTGGAACTTGTAGGGCTAATCTGAGTAAAGGATGTACGCATCTAGTTACATCAAAATGTGAAGGG gCAAAGTATGAGTGTGCATCCCAGCATGAGACTCAGGTTAAGATTGTGTGTCCTGATTGGATCCTCTCCTCAGTCCTCGCAAAGAAACTACAAGATGAAAAAACATTCCATCCAAAATACCTCACTTTCCAAACTCCACCTACAGAGGGAGCCCTTTGCCAggatattgaaatgaaaacgGAAGAGGTAGACAAGGTCGAGCCGGCTGAAGAGGGCGATGATAAAACAGcaaaggagaagaaagagaaagttgCAAGGCCAAAACTGAAACTTCCATGGGCAGATGATTTAATGCCTTTGCCTGACATATCAGCTCTACCAGAACCATTACGTGATGCCCCACCATCAGGTAGTACAGCTACATCATCTGCTATGAGCTCATCACCAGCATTGGGAGCTTCTTATAACACCTCCAGTACAGGTTATAGTACGCCAtcatcaaaaacaaaagacaaaaaacataagaaagataagaagaaaaagaagaaacacaaaaaggagaagaaaaagaaggacaAGAAAAAGCACAAGCATGCAAATGAAAGTGGTGCCACTGGTTTAGGACTGCCTAAAGAGGGTGCTGGTGGTTCTAACCTCGACCAAGGGATGAAGAATCGAAACATGCTGAGGAACATAACAAACAAGACTGATTACTTGCCATCAATGATCGGTGTGACCGGTGATAAAACACACGTATCACAG GTTTTGAATGCGGTAGGAGGTCGACCAGGGGGTCATAAAGGACGTTTAGATCAAAGTTATGGAAGTTTACAAGTCATACCTGAGATACATTACTATGGACATGATGCATCAGCAGGAG TGACCCCAGACTCTTGTTTACTTGGATGTATTTTCCTCATCATTGAATACCCTCATCTAGTTGGTTTGGATTACATTGATACATGGAGGAAG gTTATTGTTGAACATGGTGGTATCGTTGATGATTGCTACTCTGATCGTATTACACATATCATGTGTGATACGCAGCGGACAGATATCTTTAGACTG GCAATGAAAGATGGGAAGCGATGCGTAACAGCAAGCTGGTTGAATGATTGTTTGAAGAAGAAAGCTATGCTACCACCATGGAGGGCGCTACATTTCCCAGCCCCGTCCTACCCTCTTCAACCACCCCCTTGTAAAGACCAG ATCATTGCGGTGACTGGTTTTGAAGGTGGAGAAAGAAACGATGTGAAGACTATGATTGAGATGACGGGAGCTAAATACACAGGATTCTTCAGCAGAGGGAATACTCTACTCATATGTAAAAG ACTTGAAGGTGCTAAGTATGAGAAAGCCCAGGAATGGAGGACGCCGGTCACTAATGTCCAGTGGTTGAGTGAGGTTATACTAGGAAACTATGATGCtcttcataactttgttatGCCTCGTTACCAAGTCTTTGATGTAGATGATCCTTTCAAGCTTGAATTACTCAGACCACTCAAGCTTATGG AACCATGGACTATACCAATTAAAATATCACAGTCTATTCGACGG AGTTACATTACTAGTATTGCTCAGAAGACAGCTAACCTTGCTAATGGGAAACGAAAGGGAGATCCACAGTCTCCTGGCAATGCTTCTAAAAAGATAAG GAATATGATTCAAATGGATGATGACTGGGATGCTGGTACCCCTCGTATTGCTCCTGACAAAGCTCCTAGGATTCTATTCACTGGTCTAGATGCACCAAGAATGGCAGACCTATCCAAA AAAATTGAGAAGCTAGGTGGTAGAATTGTTGACACTATTAGCCAGTGCACCCATCTAATAGCGGTCAAGATCATGAGGACGGTCAAGTTTTTAGCCGGTGTCTCAGTTTGTAAACACATCGTTACTCCAATGTGGATTGAAGAAAGCTACAAGAGCAGATGGTTTCTAG aTGTGACAAACTTCTCTCTTGTGGATCAAGAGATGGAAACATTGTTTTCATTCCAGCTTAGAGAGTCTCTCATCAGAgctaacaaacaaaaattatttaag GATGTAACAATCTACATCACACCTGGAGTAAAACCGGGAGCAAACATGTTGAGAGAGATCATAGAGTGTGCAGGGGGTAAGCTAGCCCCATCACGCCCCTCCCTCACAAAGATTAGTCACATACAGAG